One segment of Ureibacillus thermophilus DNA contains the following:
- a CDS encoding ABC transporter substrate-binding protein, producing MRSLINLSIAILIVCAGLYFVAGQLEASGSKGSKNTITIYNWGDYIDPDLLKQFTKETGIKVIYETFDSNEAMLTKIEQGGTTYDIAVPSEYTIEMMIEKDLLYPIDHSKIPNLKYIDPYYLDLPFDPGNKYSIPYFWGTVGIVYNPNMLSKPLTFESWNDLWDPSLKNKVFLVDSAREVMGMGLNSMGESLNAKDEELLQKATDKLIKLSPNIKGVIGDEIIPMMENNEAAVALTWSGSAADMMAENEELDYAVPKEGSNLWFDNFVIPKTAKNIEGAHAFINFMLDPEVAAQNAEYVGYSTPNKAALEIMDPEIANDERFYPPEEIKNRLEVYENLGLEWLGKYNEYFLQFKMSIK from the coding sequence ATGAGATCATTAATCAATTTAAGCATTGCCATTTTAATCGTCTGCGCCGGACTTTATTTTGTTGCTGGCCAGTTGGAAGCCTCCGGAAGTAAAGGAAGCAAAAATACGATTACAATCTATAACTGGGGAGACTACATCGATCCGGACTTATTGAAGCAATTTACTAAAGAAACTGGCATTAAAGTCATTTATGAAACTTTTGATTCCAATGAAGCGATGCTCACAAAAATTGAGCAAGGCGGAACAACTTACGATATCGCTGTCCCGTCTGAATATACAATCGAAATGATGATTGAAAAAGACTTGCTTTATCCGATTGATCATTCAAAAATCCCAAATTTAAAATACATCGATCCTTATTATTTGGATTTGCCTTTTGATCCTGGCAATAAATATTCCATCCCTTATTTCTGGGGTACGGTTGGCATCGTTTATAATCCAAACATGCTTTCAAAACCTTTGACTTTTGAATCATGGAACGATTTATGGGATCCTTCATTGAAAAACAAAGTATTCTTGGTGGACAGCGCCCGTGAAGTTATGGGAATGGGCTTAAACTCAATGGGAGAATCGTTGAATGCAAAAGATGAAGAACTATTGCAAAAAGCGACGGATAAGCTCATTAAACTCTCTCCAAATATTAAAGGGGTTATCGGCGATGAGATTATTCCGATGATGGAGAATAATGAAGCAGCCGTTGCTCTCACTTGGTCTGGTTCTGCCGCAGATATGATGGCGGAAAACGAAGAATTGGACTATGCGGTGCCGAAAGAAGGTTCCAATTTGTGGTTTGACAACTTTGTCATCCCGAAAACGGCGAAAAATATCGAAGGTGCCCACGCTTTTATTAACTTCATGCTCGACCCGGAAGTGGCTGCCCAAAATGCGGAATATGTAGGATACTCCACACCGAATAAAGCAGCATTAGAAATTATGGATCCGGAAATCGCCAACGATGAGCGCTTCTATCCTCCTGAAGAAATTAAAAACAGATTGGAAGTATATGAAAATCTAGGTTTGGAATGGCTCGGAAAATATAATGAATACTTTTTGCAATTCAAAATGTCCATTAAATAA
- a CDS encoding ABC transporter permease: protein MNKLSTTAKIYLVVVFIILYAPIFYLIFYSFNSGGSMSNFESFTLEHYEAVFEDSRLLVILINTLIVALLSSLISTILGTLGAIGIASIKNRKMRNTLLSLNNILIVSPDVVIGASFLILFTMIGVKLGFASVLISHIAFSIPIVVLMVLPKLSEMNPNLIDAAQDLGATKRDVMYRVIIPYIKPGIFAGFFMALTYSLDDFAVTFFVTGNGFSTLSVEIYSIARVGISLTVNALSGIIFIVTVLIVIGYYFVTRRTKLINGGVGKL, encoded by the coding sequence ATGAATAAATTATCAACAACTGCAAAAATTTATCTGGTTGTCGTATTCATTATATTATACGCGCCTATCTTCTATTTGATTTTCTATTCCTTCAATAGCGGCGGTTCCATGTCCAACTTTGAGTCCTTTACTTTGGAGCATTATGAAGCCGTTTTTGAAGATTCCCGGCTGTTAGTGATATTAATTAATACCCTTATCGTCGCTTTATTATCAAGCTTAATTTCTACAATTCTTGGCACTTTAGGGGCTATTGGCATCGCATCAATCAAGAACCGGAAAATGCGAAATACTTTGCTTTCGCTCAATAATATTTTGATTGTCAGTCCGGACGTTGTGATTGGAGCAAGCTTCTTAATCCTATTTACAATGATTGGGGTTAAACTCGGATTTGCATCTGTTTTAATTTCCCATATTGCCTTCAGCATACCGATTGTTGTGTTGATGGTGCTGCCAAAACTATCCGAAATGAATCCGAATTTAATTGATGCAGCCCAGGATTTGGGGGCTACAAAAAGAGATGTCATGTATCGCGTGATTATTCCTTACATCAAACCGGGCATTTTTGCCGGCTTCTTTATGGCGCTCACTTATTCACTCGATGATTTCGCCGTTACATTTTTCGTTACAGGAAACGGATTTTCCACATTATCTGTAGAAATTTATTCCATCGCCCGTGTAGGAATTTCGTTGACTGTAAATGCCCTTTCCGGAATTATATTTATCGTGACGGTGCTGATTGTCATTGGATATTATTTCGTAACCCGCCGCACGAAATTGATTAACGGGGGGGTCGGTAAATTATGA
- a CDS encoding ABC transporter permease, which yields MRDRVAKGPLIPYFLWIIFFVIAPIALIIYYSLLDLNGNFTLENYKRFFSPVYLKMTFTSFFYAVVITFFTLLVSYPTAYFLTKTKHKYLWLMFIIIPSWINLLLKTYAFIGIFGLYGPINAFISVFGIEPQQILFTDFSFIFVAVYIFIPFMIIPIFNSLDKLNPTLVDAARDLGASPFTTFRRVIWPLTIEGVKSGIQVTFIPALSLFMITRLIAGNQVITLGTAIEQQFLVAQNWGMGSTIAVFLVIIMFASMIFTARTRRTKGGRV from the coding sequence ATGCGTGACCGGGTTGCTAAGGGGCCGCTTATCCCCTACTTTCTTTGGATTATCTTTTTCGTTATTGCACCAATCGCTTTAATCATCTATTATTCCTTGCTTGATTTAAACGGCAATTTTACGCTGGAAAACTATAAACGATTCTTCTCGCCTGTTTATTTAAAAATGACCTTCACGAGCTTTTTTTACGCCGTTGTTATCACATTCTTTACATTGTTGGTTTCCTACCCAACGGCATATTTCTTAACGAAAACGAAACATAAATATCTTTGGTTGATGTTTATTATTATTCCTTCATGGATCAACTTGCTTTTAAAAACGTATGCATTTATCGGCATTTTCGGTTTATATGGACCGATTAATGCCTTCATCAGCGTTTTTGGCATTGAACCGCAGCAAATCTTATTTACCGATTTCAGCTTTATCTTTGTAGCTGTCTATATCTTTATACCATTTATGATTATTCCGATTTTCAACTCTTTGGATAAATTAAACCCGACATTGGTGGATGCAGCGCGGGATTTAGGGGCTTCCCCTTTTACAACATTCCGCCGTGTCATTTGGCCGCTAACAATTGAAGGAGTTAAATCAGGCATTCAAGTAACATTCATTCCCGCCCTGTCGCTCTTTATGATCACTCGCTTAATTGCAGGGAACCAAGTGATTACATTAGGTACAGCTATTGAACAGCAATTCCTTGTGGCGCAAAACTGGGGAATGGGTTCAACGATTGCCGTATTCCTTGTTATCATCATGTTTGCGAGCATGATTTTTACTGCTAGAACTAGAAGAACTAAAGGAGGCCGCGTATAA